In Lautropia mirabilis, one DNA window encodes the following:
- a CDS encoding D-alanine--D-alanine ligase: MSESLNPLPFPVQIDPDALGRVVVLMGGHSSERNVSLDSGRNVLKALQAKGVNAEAFDPAERSLGDLEKAGYDRAFIALHGRYGEDGTIQGVLEMLGIPYTGSGVMASAVAIDKISTKQMWQAGRLPTPPWEVLLGPHQLAGLAERLGLPLIIKPPHEGSTLGLTRVDSLDRLPAAYERAADIDFPVLAERFVQGRELTVAVIGSGAAARALPIVEIRAPNGNYDYRNKYFTDDTRYLCPAPLVPAMAADIASLAEAAYRAVGCEGWGRVDIMLDDGTQRPWLLEVNTSPGMTGHSLVPMAARAAGISYEDLVLGLTAQASLKIQRRVASEAIA; this comes from the coding sequence ATGAGTGAATCCTTGAATCCGCTGCCGTTCCCCGTGCAGATCGACCCCGACGCGCTGGGACGCGTCGTGGTGCTGATGGGCGGACATTCTTCCGAGCGCAATGTCTCGCTGGATTCCGGCCGCAATGTGCTGAAGGCCCTCCAGGCCAAGGGGGTCAATGCCGAAGCCTTCGATCCGGCGGAGCGATCGCTGGGCGACCTGGAAAAGGCCGGCTACGACCGCGCCTTCATTGCGCTGCATGGCCGCTACGGCGAGGACGGCACCATCCAGGGTGTTCTGGAGATGCTGGGCATTCCCTACACCGGCTCGGGGGTCATGGCATCGGCAGTGGCCATCGACAAGATCAGCACCAAGCAGATGTGGCAGGCAGGCCGCCTGCCCACGCCGCCGTGGGAAGTGCTGCTGGGGCCGCATCAGCTGGCCGGACTGGCCGAGCGCCTGGGCCTGCCGCTCATCATCAAGCCGCCGCACGAAGGTTCCACGCTGGGCCTTACCCGCGTCGATTCGCTGGACCGCCTGCCCGCCGCCTATGAGCGTGCGGCCGACATCGATTTTCCGGTGCTGGCCGAGCGTTTCGTGCAGGGGCGCGAGCTGACGGTGGCCGTCATCGGCAGTGGTGCGGCCGCGCGTGCGCTACCCATCGTGGAGATCCGTGCACCCAACGGCAACTACGACTACCGCAACAAGTATTTCACCGACGACACGCGCTACCTGTGCCCCGCACCGCTCGTGCCGGCCATGGCGGCCGACATCGCGTCGCTGGCCGAGGCGGCCTACCGGGCCGTGGGCTGCGAGGGCTGGGGGCGTGTCGACATCATGCTGGACGACGGCACGCAGCGGCCCTGGCTGCTGGAAGTGAACACGTCGCCGGGCATGACCGGCCACTCGCTGGTGCCCATGGCGGCGCGTGCCGCAGGCATCTCGTATGAGGATCTGGTTCTGGGCCTGACGGCTCAGGCATCGCTGAAAATACAACGACGTGTTGCATCGGAGGCAATTGCGTGA
- a CDS encoding cell division protein FtsQ/DivIB has translation MNLWHDPRALNAIANVMVMAAFGCLLLACIWWVGQRSTFDLLAIEVGPVNGRMLDHVDQRMMDAQGVNRLEGNFFTVGLDRVREHFEQVPWVRRAEVRRIWPNRLFVALEEHQVLARWKDDSGRFVNTHGELFSVNPAEVANHQNLLLLSGPDGSQALVARRYDELAHQLLPLSMQPVELELSDRQSWTARLDSGITLKMGRDEGLPVADRVARWVTAHPLIQARLNGRAEVIDLRYPNGFAVRAPGALEPHDGNGHPHRDNLH, from the coding sequence GTGAATTTGTGGCATGATCCGCGCGCGCTGAACGCCATTGCCAACGTTATGGTAATGGCTGCGTTCGGCTGCCTGCTGCTTGCCTGCATCTGGTGGGTAGGCCAGCGATCGACGTTCGATCTGCTGGCCATCGAGGTGGGGCCGGTCAACGGGCGCATGCTGGATCATGTCGATCAACGGATGATGGATGCCCAGGGCGTCAATCGTCTGGAAGGAAATTTCTTTACCGTGGGGCTGGATCGTGTCCGTGAGCATTTCGAGCAGGTACCTTGGGTACGTCGTGCCGAAGTTCGCCGCATCTGGCCCAACCGTCTTTTCGTTGCGCTCGAGGAGCACCAGGTGCTGGCGCGCTGGAAGGATGACAGCGGTCGTTTCGTCAACACCCATGGGGAACTGTTTTCGGTGAATCCTGCCGAAGTTGCCAATCACCAGAACCTGCTGCTGCTGTCCGGCCCGGACGGCAGCCAGGCGCTGGTCGCCCGCCGTTACGACGAGCTGGCCCATCAACTGCTGCCGCTGTCGATGCAGCCGGTGGAACTGGAACTGTCCGACCGCCAGTCGTGGACGGCGCGGCTCGACAGTGGCATCACCCTGAAGATGGGGCGTGACGAAGGCTTGCCCGTGGCCGACCGCGTGGCCCGCTGGGTCACGGCGCATCCGCTGATCCAGGCGCGCCTGAACGGCCGTGCCGAGGTCATCGACCTGCGCTACCCGAACGGCTTTGCCGTGCGTGCTCCCGGAGCGTTGGAACCGCATGACGGCAACGGTCATCCTCATCGTGACAACCTTCATTGA
- the ftsA gene encoding cell division protein FtsA produces MTRDNKDLLVGLDIGTSKVVAIVAELHADGEIEVIGTGQHESNGLKKGVVVDIEKTVASIQAALEEAEITSGNKIQQVVTGIAGSHIRSFNSIGMVAIKDKEVTEADVARVIETAKAVAIPTDQQILHVLPQEFIIDGQEDIREPVGMSGVRLDVKVHVVTGAVSAVQNIIKCVRRCGLAVQDLILQPLASANAVLTHDEKELGVALVDIGGGTTDIAVFVGGSIRHSAVIPVAGDQITNDIAMALRTPTADAEEIKLRHGLAKPTLANPGEKIEVPGIGDRGPRSLSKQGLASVIEPRVEELFQMVQQTIRESGYEESLSSGIVLTGGSSLLPGMAELAEDIFLKPVRVGAPAYSGSLSDVVRTPRYATAMGLLEEARQQRLKGRKVAEQSGSFRDTIRRMKEWFFGSF; encoded by the coding sequence ATGACACGTGACAACAAGGATCTGCTGGTAGGCCTGGACATCGGCACCTCGAAAGTGGTGGCGATCGTGGCCGAGCTGCATGCGGATGGCGAGATCGAGGTCATCGGCACCGGCCAGCATGAATCGAACGGCCTGAAGAAGGGTGTCGTCGTCGACATCGAGAAGACAGTTGCCTCCATCCAGGCTGCCCTGGAAGAGGCCGAGATCACTTCCGGCAACAAGATCCAGCAGGTGGTCACCGGCATCGCCGGCAGCCACATCCGCAGCTTCAACTCCATCGGCATGGTGGCCATCAAGGACAAGGAAGTCACCGAGGCCGACGTGGCGCGCGTCATCGAGACTGCCAAGGCGGTGGCCATCCCCACCGACCAGCAGATCCTGCACGTGCTGCCCCAGGAGTTCATCATCGACGGCCAGGAGGACATCCGCGAGCCGGTGGGCATGAGCGGCGTGCGGCTGGACGTGAAGGTGCACGTGGTGACGGGTGCCGTCTCGGCGGTGCAGAACATCATCAAGTGCGTGCGTCGTTGCGGGCTGGCCGTGCAGGATCTCATCCTGCAGCCGCTGGCCTCGGCCAACGCGGTGCTCACCCACGACGAGAAGGAACTGGGCGTGGCACTGGTGGACATCGGTGGCGGCACGACCGACATCGCCGTGTTCGTCGGTGGCTCCATCCGCCACTCGGCCGTCATTCCGGTGGCGGGCGACCAGATCACCAACGACATTGCCATGGCGCTGCGCACGCCCACGGCCGACGCCGAGGAGATCAAGCTGCGCCACGGCCTGGCCAAGCCCACGCTGGCCAACCCGGGCGAGAAGATCGAGGTGCCCGGCATCGGTGACCGCGGGCCGCGGTCGCTGTCCAAGCAGGGCCTGGCATCGGTCATTGAGCCGCGCGTGGAAGAGCTGTTCCAGATGGTCCAGCAGACCATCCGCGAATCGGGCTACGAAGAGTCGCTGTCGTCCGGCATCGTGCTCACCGGCGGCTCCAGCCTGCTGCCGGGCATGGCCGAGCTGGCCGAGGACATCTTCCTCAAGCCCGTGCGCGTGGGGGCCCCCGCCTACAGCGGCAGCCTCTCCGATGTCGTTCGCACACCCAGGTACGCCACGGCCATGGGCCTGCTGGAGGAAGCCCGCCAGCAGCGCCTGAAGGGTCGCAAGGTCGCGGAGCAGTCGGGGTCCTTCCGGGACACGATTCGCCGCATGAAAGAATGGTTTTTCGGGAGTTTCTGA
- the ftsZ gene encoding cell division protein FtsZ — protein MTFKMLETDVDGAVIKVVGVGGGGGNAVNHMVNRGVQGVEFIAVNTDRQALARSLAGRTIQLGDAGLGAGANPEAGRAAAQAERGNIRAALEGANMVFITAGMGKGTGTGASPVVAEIAKELGILTVGVVTKPFNYEGSRKQRVADEGIENLIGQVDSLIVVLNEKLFEVMDEDATLEDAFKRADDVLHNAVAGIAEIINVPGLVNVDFADVKTIMGEQGKAMMGIGEASGLDRARLAAEQAVSSPLLDGVDLHGARGVIVNITASRSLKLRETNEVINTIKQFCAEDATIIHGTVYDEDMEDSLRVTVVATGIGKVVRKPQLVSQPAVKTGTDDLALDTVDAIGGLDEPNVFRNPRSQAAERVNAMSQKGVERLDIPAFLRRQAD, from the coding sequence ATGACGTTCAAGATGTTGGAAACAGATGTCGATGGCGCCGTCATCAAGGTGGTGGGCGTCGGTGGTGGCGGTGGCAATGCCGTCAACCACATGGTCAACCGTGGCGTGCAGGGCGTCGAGTTCATCGCAGTGAACACCGACCGCCAGGCGCTGGCCCGTTCGCTGGCCGGCCGCACCATCCAGCTGGGTGATGCCGGCCTGGGCGCCGGTGCCAATCCCGAGGCAGGCCGGGCCGCAGCCCAGGCCGAGCGTGGCAACATCCGCGCTGCCCTGGAAGGCGCCAACATGGTGTTCATCACCGCCGGCATGGGCAAGGGCACCGGTACCGGCGCTTCGCCCGTGGTCGCCGAGATCGCCAAGGAACTCGGCATCCTGACGGTGGGCGTGGTCACCAAGCCCTTCAACTACGAAGGCAGCCGCAAGCAGCGCGTGGCCGACGAAGGCATCGAGAACCTGATCGGCCAGGTGGATTCGCTGATCGTGGTGCTCAACGAGAAGCTCTTCGAGGTGATGGACGAGGACGCCACCCTGGAAGACGCCTTCAAGCGCGCCGACGACGTGCTGCACAACGCGGTGGCCGGCATTGCCGAGATCATCAACGTGCCCGGCCTGGTGAACGTCGACTTCGCTGACGTGAAGACCATCATGGGTGAGCAGGGCAAGGCCATGATGGGTATCGGCGAGGCTTCGGGCCTGGACCGCGCTCGTCTGGCTGCCGAACAGGCCGTTTCCTCGCCGCTGCTCGACGGCGTCGACCTGCATGGTGCCCGCGGCGTGATCGTCAACATCACCGCCAGCCGCTCGCTGAAACTGCGTGAGACCAACGAGGTCATCAACACCATCAAGCAGTTCTGCGCCGAAGACGCCACCATCATCCACGGTACCGTCTACGACGAGGACATGGAAGACTCGCTGCGCGTCACCGTCGTGGCAACCGGCATCGGCAAGGTGGTCCGCAAGCCCCAGCTGGTCTCGCAGCCGGCCGTCAAGACCGGTACCGACGACCTGGCCCTGGACACGGTGGATGCCATCGGTGGTCTGGATGAGCCGAACGTGTTCCGCAACCCGCGCAGCCAGGCGGCCGAGCGTGTCAACGCCATGTCCCAGAAGGGCGTCGAGCGTCTGGACATTCCTGCCTTCCTGCGTCGCCAGGCCGACTGA
- the lpxC gene encoding UDP-3-O-acyl-N-acetylglucosamine deacetylase, producing MLRQRTLRGPVQAIGIGLHSGQRVSLNIKPGPIDSGIVFRRVDLDPVVELPALAHRITDTRLNTTLSADVEGPGLQVSVHTIEHLMSALAGLGIDNAQIDITASEVPILDGSAGSFVYLLQSAGLEEQAAPKRFIRILKPVEIVDGDKWVRLEPHEGMKFSFEIAFGQAAIDATGQRIEIDFATTSYVQEIARARTFVMASEVELLRKHGLALGGSLDNAIVVDDDRVLNSDGLRYRDEFAKHKALDAIGDLYLIGHPILGAYHARKSGHHMNNLLVRAVLDDPESHEIVTFTQRRNLPTFSLDWG from the coding sequence ATGCTGAGACAGCGAACCCTGCGTGGACCGGTGCAGGCCATCGGTATCGGCCTGCATTCGGGGCAACGGGTTTCCCTCAACATCAAGCCTGGTCCGATCGACTCCGGTATCGTCTTTCGTCGGGTGGATCTCGATCCGGTCGTCGAGTTGCCGGCGCTTGCCCATCGCATCACCGATACGCGGCTCAACACCACGCTGTCGGCGGATGTCGAAGGCCCGGGGCTGCAGGTCAGCGTCCACACCATCGAACACCTGATGTCCGCCCTGGCAGGGCTGGGCATCGACAACGCACAGATCGACATCACCGCCAGCGAAGTGCCCATCCTGGATGGCTCGGCGGGCTCGTTCGTCTATCTGCTGCAATCGGCCGGCCTGGAAGAGCAGGCTGCGCCCAAGCGTTTCATCCGCATCCTCAAGCCCGTCGAGATTGTCGACGGCGACAAATGGGTGCGACTGGAGCCCCATGAAGGCATGAAGTTCAGCTTCGAGATCGCTTTCGGGCAGGCGGCCATTGATGCCACCGGCCAGCGCATCGAGATCGACTTCGCCACCACGTCCTACGTCCAGGAAATCGCCCGCGCCCGCACCTTCGTGATGGCCAGCGAGGTTGAATTGCTGCGCAAGCATGGGCTGGCCTTGGGGGGCAGTCTGGACAACGCCATCGTCGTCGACGACGATCGCGTGCTGAATTCCGACGGCCTGCGCTATCGCGACGAGTTCGCGAAGCACAAGGCGCTTGACGCCATTGGCGACCTCTATCTTATTGGGCATCCCATCCTGGGGGCCTACCATGCCCGCAAGTCCGGCCACCACATGAACAACCTGCTGGTGCGTGCCGTGCTGGATGACCCCGAAAGCCACGAGATCGTTACCTTCACCCAGCGCCGCAACCTGCCCACGTTCTCGCTGGATTGGGGTTGA
- a CDS encoding DciA family protein produces the protein MGSAQQGSGRRRTLRERDREGRPMLEHMKARTPELWQTWQRLDRLGRDLHTILPSVRLIPIKLDRQVLLVTAPSSAMAARLRQYEPRLVDGLQARGWLVNRVKFRPNTVFMPVPPPPRAKQPVPPRAVESMAALAASGQVTPELRAALEAFVQRQRGYLQEP, from the coding sequence GTGGGCAGCGCGCAACAAGGCAGCGGCCGGCGGCGCACGCTGCGCGAGCGCGACCGCGAGGGCCGCCCCATGCTGGAGCACATGAAGGCCCGAACGCCCGAACTGTGGCAGACCTGGCAGCGTCTGGATCGCTTGGGAAGGGACCTGCACACCATCCTGCCCTCCGTGCGCCTCATCCCCATCAAGCTGGATCGCCAGGTGCTGCTGGTCACGGCCCCCTCCAGCGCCATGGCAGCACGCCTGCGTCAGTACGAGCCGCGCCTGGTCGACGGCCTGCAGGCCCGAGGCTGGCTGGTCAACCGTGTGAAGTTTCGGCCCAACACCGTCTTCATGCCGGTGCCGCCTCCACCGCGGGCCAAACAGCCCGTACCGCCCCGGGCCGTCGAATCAATGGCCGCCCTGGCAGCCTCCGGGCAGGTCACGCCCGAGCTGCGCGCCGCCCTGGAAGCCTTCGTGCAGCGGCAGCGGGGATACCTGCAGGAGCCATGA
- the secA gene encoding preprotein translocase subunit SecA, with protein sequence MFQTLLTSIFGSRNSRLLKQYRRRVARINALEPQMEALSDDELRGKTREFQARIQEEVAAGKPVNDVLDAILPEAFAVCREGSKRILGMRHFDVQMLGAMVLNAGKIAEMRTGEGKTLTATLAVYLNALAGRGVHVVTVNDYLAQRDAAWMGRLYNFLGLTVGVIVAQQPSDEKRAAYQADITYGTNNEYGFDYLRDNMVYDAASRMQRKLFYAIVDEVDSILIDEARTPLIISGPAEENAELYVRMNAVPPMLTPMESEPKQGEEDPPGDYWVDHKAHQAYLSEAGHEHAEQILTQLGLLPEGASLYDAANISLVHHLMVALRAHTLFLRDQHYVVQNDEVVIVDEFTGRLMAGRRWSDGLHQAVEAKEGVKIQAENQTLASITFQNYFRMYEKLSGMTGTADTEAYEFQEIYNLETVVVPTHRPMVRNDMQDLVYRTAKEKYDAILADIRDCHERGQPVLVGTTSIENSELVSNLLKKAGLPHNVLNAKQHDREAEIVAQAGRPHQITIATNMAGRGTDIELGGSRSSVINAIEMREDLDPEAKKAEIARFQDEWQKVHEEVLEKGGLHIIGTERHESRRIDNQLRGRAGRQGDKGSSRFYLSMEDPLLKIFAGDRLKAIMDRLKLPEGEAIESGLVSRAIESAQRKVEARNFDIRKQLLDYDDVANEQRKVIYAHRNELLDTADVSEVITNLRQGALEEVFRRHVPEGTVEEQWDINGLEKELQNEWQLPVPVSQWLKENEDLGDEAILARIVEEADKRYHAKIERVGAEAFGNFERSIMLQSIDQHWREHLSALEHLRQGIHLRGYAQKNPKQEYKREAFELFENLLGIIRTEVSRVLMNVQIQSAAEAEQVADQLEDRAEQTAGGARMMHADSSELGGMDEDPEAVALRLQEVASANPAQRPIVNGHHVGRNDPCPCGSGKKYKHCHGKLA encoded by the coding sequence ATGTTCCAGACACTACTGACCAGCATCTTCGGCAGCCGCAATTCGCGGCTCCTGAAACAATACCGCCGTCGCGTGGCGCGCATCAATGCGCTGGAGCCACAGATGGAGGCGCTGTCCGACGACGAGCTGCGCGGCAAGACCCGCGAGTTCCAGGCGCGCATCCAGGAAGAGGTGGCAGCCGGCAAGCCGGTGAACGACGTGCTGGACGCCATCCTGCCCGAGGCCTTTGCAGTCTGTCGCGAGGGCTCGAAGCGCATCCTGGGCATGCGTCACTTCGACGTGCAGATGCTGGGCGCCATGGTGCTGAATGCCGGCAAGATCGCCGAGATGCGCACCGGTGAGGGCAAGACGCTGACCGCCACGCTGGCGGTCTATCTGAATGCGCTGGCCGGCCGGGGCGTGCACGTGGTCACGGTCAACGACTATCTGGCCCAGCGTGACGCGGCCTGGATGGGACGGCTCTACAACTTCCTGGGCCTGACGGTGGGCGTCATCGTGGCCCAGCAGCCGTCCGACGAGAAGCGGGCTGCCTATCAGGCCGACATCACCTACGGTACCAACAACGAGTACGGCTTTGACTACCTGCGCGACAACATGGTGTATGACGCCGCGTCGCGCATGCAGCGCAAGCTGTTCTACGCCATCGTCGACGAGGTGGACTCGATCCTGATCGACGAGGCGCGCACGCCGCTGATCATCTCCGGTCCGGCCGAAGAGAACGCCGAACTGTACGTGCGGATGAACGCCGTGCCCCCCATGCTCACGCCGATGGAGAGCGAGCCCAAACAGGGCGAGGAAGATCCTCCGGGCGACTACTGGGTGGATCACAAGGCGCATCAGGCCTACCTGTCCGAAGCTGGCCACGAGCACGCCGAACAGATCCTGACGCAGCTGGGCCTGCTGCCCGAGGGGGCCAGCCTGTACGACGCCGCCAACATCTCGCTGGTGCATCACCTGATGGTGGCGCTGCGGGCGCACACGCTGTTCCTGCGTGACCAGCACTATGTGGTGCAGAACGACGAGGTCGTCATCGTCGACGAGTTCACTGGCCGCCTGATGGCAGGCCGGCGCTGGTCCGATGGCCTGCACCAGGCGGTGGAAGCCAAGGAAGGCGTGAAGATCCAGGCCGAGAACCAGACGCTGGCCTCGATCACCTTCCAGAACTATTTCCGGATGTACGAGAAGCTGTCCGGCATGACCGGCACGGCCGACACCGAGGCCTACGAGTTCCAGGAAATCTACAACCTGGAGACCGTGGTGGTGCCCACGCACCGCCCCATGGTGCGCAACGACATGCAGGATCTGGTCTACCGTACTGCCAAGGAAAAGTACGACGCCATCCTGGCCGACATCCGCGACTGCCACGAACGTGGTCAGCCGGTGCTGGTTGGCACAACCTCCATCGAGAACTCCGAGCTGGTGTCCAACCTGCTGAAGAAGGCCGGGTTGCCGCACAACGTGCTCAACGCCAAGCAGCACGATCGCGAGGCCGAGATCGTGGCGCAGGCTGGCCGGCCGCACCAGATCACCATCGCCACCAACATGGCGGGCCGGGGTACCGACATCGAGCTGGGTGGCAGCCGTTCCAGCGTCATCAACGCCATCGAGATGCGCGAGGACCTGGATCCCGAGGCCAAGAAGGCCGAGATCGCCCGCTTCCAGGATGAATGGCAGAAGGTCCACGAGGAAGTGCTCGAGAAGGGCGGTCTGCACATCATCGGTACCGAGCGGCACGAGTCCCGTCGTATCGACAACCAGCTGCGTGGTCGTGCCGGTCGCCAGGGCGACAAGGGTTCGTCGCGCTTCTACCTGTCCATGGAAGATCCGCTGCTCAAGATCTTCGCCGGTGACCGCCTCAAGGCCATCATGGATCGTCTGAAGCTGCCCGAAGGCGAGGCCATCGAGTCCGGTCTGGTGTCGCGCGCCATCGAGTCCGCACAGCGCAAGGTCGAGGCCCGCAACTTCGACATCCGCAAGCAGCTGCTGGACTATGACGACGTGGCCAACGAGCAGCGCAAGGTCATCTATGCGCATCGCAACGAGCTGCTGGATACCGCCGATGTCTCGGAGGTGATCACCAACCTGCGCCAGGGCGCGCTGGAAGAGGTGTTCCGCCGTCATGTGCCTGAAGGCACGGTGGAAGAGCAGTGGGACATCAACGGTCTGGAGAAGGAGCTGCAGAACGAATGGCAGCTGCCGGTGCCGGTGTCGCAGTGGCTCAAGGAAAACGAGGACCTGGGCGACGAGGCCATCCTGGCACGTATCGTCGAAGAGGCCGACAAGCGCTACCACGCCAAGATCGAGCGGGTGGGGGCCGAGGCCTTCGGCAACTTCGAGCGCTCGATCATGCTGCAGTCCATCGACCAGCACTGGCGTGAGCACCTGTCGGCGCTGGAGCACCTGCGCCAGGGCATTCACCTGCGTGGCTATGCGCAGAAGAATCCCAAGCAGGAGTACAAGCGTGAGGCCTTCGAGCTGTTCGAGAACCTGCTGGGCATCATCCGCACCGAGGTCAGCCGCGTGCTGATGAACGTGCAGATCCAGTCGGCGGCCGAGGCCGAGCAGGTGGCTGATCAGCTGGAGGATCGTGCCGAGCAGACCGCAGGCGGCGCACGCATGATGCATGCCGACTCTTCCGAGCTGGGTGGCATGGACGAGGATCCAGAAGCCGTGGCCCTGCGCTTGCAGGAGGTGGCGTCGGCCAACCCGGCCCAGCGTCCTATCGTCAACGGCCACCATGTGGGTCGCAACGATCCGTGCCCCTGCGGCTCGGGCAAGAAGTACAAGCACTGCCACGGCAAGCTGGCCTGA
- the argJ gene encoding bifunctional glutamate N-acetyltransferase/amino-acid acetyltransferase ArgJ: MPVNLTAPDAASLLPVAGVELGTARAGIRKPGRRDLLVVRLAEGTQVAGVFTRNRFCAAPVVVSREHLAASQGQMRALVVNTGVANAGTGAEGQRNAQQVCQAVAAELGVPADTVLPMSTGVILEHLPVERIAAGVPDAVADLAPTHWVEAAEAIMTTDTLPKAVSRRVKLPGGEVVMTGISKGAGMIRPNMATMLGMIATDARIAPDLLQTWVRRMADASFNRITVDGDTSTNDTFLLLSTGQGAVSIARDDDPGAAELLQALVETAVQLAQSIVRDGEGATKFVTIQVEGAGNDGEAAAVAYAIAHSPLVKTAFFASDPNLGRILAAIGYAGIDDLDADRLEVWLDDVRVASQGGRDPEYREEDGQRVLKQAEFTVRVRLDRGTVSTTVWTCDLSHDYVTINADYRS, translated from the coding sequence ATGCCCGTCAATCTGACCGCTCCCGATGCCGCCAGCCTGTTGCCTGTAGCCGGCGTGGAACTGGGTACCGCCCGTGCAGGCATCCGCAAACCGGGCCGGCGCGACCTGCTGGTGGTGCGTCTGGCCGAGGGTACCCAGGTGGCGGGGGTCTTTACCCGCAACCGTTTCTGTGCAGCCCCTGTGGTGGTGTCGCGCGAGCATCTGGCGGCTTCGCAGGGACAGATGCGGGCGCTGGTCGTGAACACCGGCGTGGCCAATGCCGGCACCGGTGCCGAAGGGCAGCGCAACGCACAGCAGGTCTGTCAGGCCGTGGCTGCCGAACTGGGCGTGCCGGCCGATACCGTGCTGCCGATGTCCACCGGCGTGATCCTGGAGCACCTTCCTGTCGAGCGCATCGCGGCCGGTGTGCCGGATGCCGTGGCCGATCTGGCACCCACACACTGGGTGGAGGCGGCCGAGGCCATCATGACCACCGACACGCTGCCCAAGGCGGTGTCGCGCCGCGTGAAGCTGCCCGGCGGCGAGGTGGTGATGACCGGCATTTCCAAGGGCGCCGGCATGATCCGTCCCAACATGGCCACCATGCTGGGCATGATTGCCACCGACGCAAGAATTGCCCCCGACCTGCTGCAGACCTGGGTGCGTCGCATGGCCGACGCCAGCTTCAACCGCATCACGGTGGATGGCGACACGTCCACCAATGACACCTTCCTGCTGCTCAGTACCGGCCAGGGGGCGGTGAGCATCGCCCGTGATGACGATCCGGGGGCAGCCGAACTGCTGCAGGCGCTGGTCGAGACCGCCGTGCAGCTGGCCCAGTCCATCGTGCGCGATGGCGAAGGCGCCACCAAGTTCGTCACCATCCAGGTGGAAGGTGCCGGCAATGACGGCGAGGCCGCGGCCGTGGCCTATGCCATCGCCCATTCTCCGCTGGTCAAGACGGCCTTCTTCGCGTCCGACCCCAACCTGGGGCGCATTCTGGCAGCCATCGGCTATGCCGGTATCGATGACCTGGACGCGGACAGGCTGGAAGTGTGGCTGGACGACGTACGCGTGGCCAGCCAGGGTGGGCGCGATCCGGAGTACCGGGAAGAAGACGGCCAGCGCGTGCTGAAGCAGGCCGAGTTCACCGTGCGGGTGCGTCTGGACCGTGGGACGGTCAGTACCACCGTCTGGACCTGCGACCTGTCGCATGACTATGTGACGATCAATGCGGACTACCGGTCATGA